The following proteins are encoded in a genomic region of Alteromonadaceae bacterium 2753L.S.0a.02:
- a CDS encoding diguanylate cyclase/phosphodiesterase, whose protein sequence is MAKSITSALRIALIYVAFAALWILFSDLAVESLFRDPAIRSQAQTYKGLCFVLITGVMLFLLVLRNNRIIAEAHDLDPLTGLYNITLFKRRLDRLLKALQPDERLVMGYLDIDKFSEINQQIGFEKADALLIDIAMHIEHLAIRGSVVARLQADQFASARRLDASFNLEEHVNDFQKLVRVRAEKFGLKVTSCIGVAIYPDDGKTSKELMQAATESLRRAKLAGNQVQYHDKSLAEMASQQRQLVADLKDALRKESISVVYQPKYRLNTLQPCGVEVLARWNHPTRGAISPGVFIPVAEEHDLCNEVSGLVFTKAARELEASGLLGKPLKHVSLNISATEFNSEAKMLTLVTYLKRFPTFMPHVRIEITETATLTDMKKSAEIISRLHAEGVTFSVDDFGTGYTSLSMLKDLTVDEIKIDRSFVADIHQDTRSSTIIQAIIAMAKSFNISVVAEGVETAEQMHTLKEMGCEEIQGYYLGKPMPIADLVTHLTQTENTSSAANVEAGAQR, encoded by the coding sequence ATGGCTAAATCCATCACTTCCGCGCTCCGCATTGCCCTGATATACGTGGCATTCGCGGCTCTGTGGATTCTCTTTTCAGACCTTGCCGTTGAAAGTCTTTTCAGAGACCCCGCGATACGTTCTCAGGCACAAACTTACAAGGGTTTATGCTTTGTATTAATCACTGGCGTTATGTTGTTTTTGCTGGTTTTACGGAACAACCGCATCATCGCCGAAGCACACGATCTCGATCCGCTTACCGGCTTGTACAACATCACCCTTTTCAAACGCCGTTTAGACCGCTTACTAAAAGCGTTGCAACCCGATGAACGCTTGGTTATGGGTTATCTGGACATCGACAAATTCTCTGAAATCAATCAACAAATTGGGTTTGAAAAGGCAGACGCATTACTTATCGACATCGCGATGCACATTGAACATCTCGCAATTCGCGGATCAGTAGTCGCGCGACTCCAAGCCGATCAGTTTGCCAGTGCGCGCCGTTTAGACGCCAGCTTTAACTTGGAAGAACATGTCAATGACTTCCAGAAACTGGTGAGAGTACGCGCCGAAAAATTTGGTCTAAAGGTGACCAGTTGCATTGGCGTGGCTATTTACCCCGACGACGGCAAAACCTCCAAAGAATTGATGCAGGCTGCGACTGAGTCATTGCGAAGAGCGAAGCTTGCGGGCAATCAAGTTCAATATCACGATAAATCCCTGGCGGAAATGGCATCTCAACAACGCCAATTAGTGGCCGACCTGAAAGATGCACTGCGCAAAGAATCGATTAGCGTGGTATATCAACCAAAATATCGCCTGAATACACTACAGCCTTGTGGCGTTGAGGTATTGGCGCGTTGGAATCATCCCACACGTGGGGCAATTTCACCGGGGGTTTTTATACCGGTTGCAGAGGAGCACGATCTCTGTAACGAAGTGTCTGGCCTTGTGTTCACAAAAGCCGCCAGGGAACTTGAGGCAAGCGGCTTGCTCGGTAAACCGTTAAAACACGTCTCGCTGAACATTTCGGCTACGGAATTTAACAGCGAAGCGAAAATGCTTACGCTGGTCACTTATTTAAAACGCTTCCCCACTTTTATGCCCCATGTGCGAATTGAGATCACGGAAACTGCAACACTCACCGATATGAAAAAAAGTGCAGAAATCATATCCAGATTACACGCAGAAGGTGTGACCTTTTCGGTGGATGATTTCGGCACAGGTTACACATCGCTTTCCATGCTGAAAGATTTAACGGTTGATGAAATCAAAATCGACCGAAGTTTCGTGGCCGATATACATCAAGACACACGCTCATCGACCATCATTCAAGCCATTATTGCCATGGCGAAAAGTTTTAATATTTCCGTAGTGGCAGAAGGCGTGGAAACAGCTGAGCAAATGCATACTTTAAAAGAGATGGGCTGTGAAGAGATACAGGGATACTATCTGGGTAAACCCATGCCTATTGCAGATTTGGTAACTCACTTAACACAAACTGAAAACACCAGCTCCGCAGCCAATGTTGAAGCCGGCGCGCAGCGTTAG
- a CDS encoding FG-GAP repeat protein, which yields MNKYKHIIFQSLFIFVIATNLSGCNGTSSDDEDTSPDSFSFTDEDDVGLAETIVSDAIEISGINAATAISIEGGEYSINGATFTDEEDEVYNGDVIRVRVLSSDDLSTETETTLTIGDEEDTFTVETVDIALTARDGFKTIEFSWPSVSGATEYRLMEKQDENAEFLQKGRELSSAAVGYTMDVAIHKHDWLGAEYRLEACTASSCSSTDEISLYNYMRRSIGYIKATNSEENDQFGIVAMSADAKTIAVGAPAEDSSSLGVNRDDGDNSMSGSGAVYVYVKDDDAWRLQAYIKASLPDEGDGFGSSVSLSSDGNTLVVGAPFEDSSDFTINGDTLDNNAQDSGAVYVFERFGDVWFEHNYLKANLGNVGDLFGSKVSISPFGATLAISAPGNDDALTPQDGAAPDSGAVYLFKRDGDNWQQMTQLNADDAQSGAGFGSGLSLAANGNRLVVGARYFASEGDPAVMSGKAYVFDRSDDTWQQSAELLPSNAHEGMQFGATIALAASGNVAVIGAPGEKSNGFGVNGDQQDLSAAESGAAYIFALSNDNWLQTTYLKASNSDAGDRFGSAVAVSADADLIAVSAIGESSAAQALHGNVYDNSSTDAGAVYVFSSENAVWGQLSYVKSPNTDPGDRFGSSLALDASGDALLVGAPNEQSNATGLSGSQSNNTANKAGAAYLY from the coding sequence ATGAACAAATATAAGCACATTATTTTCCAGAGCTTATTTATTTTTGTTATTGCCACCAATCTTTCAGGATGTAACGGTACGTCTTCCGATGACGAAGATACCAGCCCGGATTCTTTTTCGTTCACCGATGAAGATGATGTTGGCCTCGCTGAAACCATTGTTTCTGACGCTATCGAAATATCCGGCATCAATGCCGCAACGGCTATTTCAATTGAAGGCGGAGAATACTCCATCAATGGTGCGACTTTCACCGATGAAGAAGACGAAGTTTATAACGGAGATGTGATTCGAGTACGCGTGCTGTCTTCCGACGATCTTTCTACAGAAACAGAAACAACGCTCACTATTGGCGACGAAGAAGATACCTTCACTGTAGAAACCGTCGATATTGCCCTAACGGCCAGAGACGGTTTTAAGACTATTGAATTTTCATGGCCGAGCGTATCGGGCGCCACAGAATACCGCCTGATGGAAAAACAAGACGAAAATGCCGAGTTTTTGCAAAAAGGTCGCGAACTCAGCAGCGCGGCTGTGGGCTATACGATGGATGTGGCCATCCATAAACACGATTGGTTGGGTGCGGAATACCGTCTCGAAGCCTGCACCGCATCCTCGTGTTCTTCCACCGATGAAATTTCGCTGTACAACTATATGCGCCGCTCCATCGGTTACATCAAAGCAACCAACTCCGAGGAAAATGATCAATTCGGTATCGTTGCCATGAGTGCCGATGCAAAGACCATTGCCGTAGGTGCACCGGCCGAAGACAGCAGCTCACTGGGGGTGAACCGCGATGATGGCGACAACTCCATGAGCGGCTCGGGCGCGGTGTATGTGTACGTTAAAGATGACGATGCCTGGCGACTGCAAGCCTACATTAAGGCCTCACTCCCCGATGAGGGAGATGGTTTTGGCTCAAGCGTTAGCCTTTCCTCAGATGGCAATACCCTGGTGGTCGGCGCGCCCTTCGAAGACAGCAGTGACTTCACGATTAACGGCGATACACTCGACAACAATGCCCAAGACAGCGGTGCCGTGTATGTGTTTGAGCGCTTTGGCGATGTGTGGTTTGAACACAATTATTTAAAAGCCAACCTGGGAAATGTCGGGGATTTATTTGGCTCCAAGGTGTCGATCAGCCCCTTTGGTGCAACTTTGGCGATATCGGCGCCCGGTAATGACGATGCGCTCACACCGCAGGATGGCGCCGCGCCAGACTCGGGTGCGGTGTATCTTTTCAAGCGCGACGGCGATAACTGGCAACAAATGACCCAACTGAATGCCGACGATGCGCAGAGCGGTGCCGGATTCGGTAGCGGCCTCAGCCTCGCGGCAAACGGTAACCGGCTGGTCGTGGGCGCGCGCTATTTTGCCAGCGAAGGCGACCCTGCGGTGATGTCCGGCAAGGCCTATGTCTTTGATCGCAGTGACGATACATGGCAACAATCCGCAGAGCTTTTGCCCAGTAATGCCCACGAAGGTATGCAATTCGGTGCTACGATTGCGCTCGCGGCAAGTGGTAATGTCGCCGTTATCGGTGCCCCCGGTGAAAAAAGTAATGGATTTGGTGTTAATGGCGATCAGCAAGACCTCTCCGCCGCTGAATCGGGCGCAGCCTATATTTTTGCGCTGAGCAATGATAACTGGCTACAAACTACCTACCTAAAAGCTTCCAACAGCGATGCAGGCGACCGTTTTGGCAGTGCCGTGGCGGTGAGTGCAGACGCTGATCTTATAGCGGTAAGCGCCATTGGAGAAAGCAGCGCTGCACAGGCATTGCACGGTAACGTCTACGATAACAGCAGCACAGATGCCGGCGCGGTTTACGTGTTTAGCAGTGAAAATGCAGTTTGGGGGCAACTGAGTTATGTGAAATCACCGAATACCGATCCCGGTGATCGCTTTGGCTCCAGCCTTGCGCTGGATGCCTCTGGCGATGCCTTATTAGTCGGTGCGCCTAACGAGCAAAGCAATGCAACCGGTCTTTCCGGCAGTCAATCTAACAACACTGCAAACAAGGCTGGAGCGGCCTATCTTTACTAG
- a CDS encoding cadherin-like protein codes for MVSLKEVGWLLFAAVMLVSCGGAPDKVVEDIPELSLASIEINGEAVALEEGKTGIYEISMESDQQTASIKPVLKNTDAGIYYVLSNADESVQSETIYSGDTFSVELEQGANLLRIYVIDSKSNTTLSYVFQLYRASITAGLSQLNYYYTEDGDTEEITLSPSFETEVYEYTANVDYGTCYFYGGFAPAFADNVVSIGNEIAAPGEIFYAGLEPGENRINTFVVAGDGQREVRYSVAINRAQPTEAQLNTNALLASLAVDGYELDFLCRQNLYELNVNSDTTHLLITAIPEVDGVAMAINDRDLVSGEPISIPIESDDDALVLTVTSLNGNYSEVYTLYLNYLTTNRTRVTNSEELQFALQNANPNDEIVVAPGYYYGVAGLSSSGNENAAFYSARSGTPLARIYLSAEDADEDTVLFGDNDEDSIAFLLEGNYWQVSGIEFNDSQSGIVLNGADSNRFFNIEVSDTEQAFLITGGSSYNEIVASHFTAVSSQENTRPLFEMLQDNAAVSRGNELRRNLLTSNGAATAIKLQAQSKNTLIESNRFDTSAVQQVALINSNGSDTVIRFNTFYASNNTNDTPVISVEQLDSGGDMWGENTTIYQNWLIDAQEQRPLVQSNTAINLQASENIAKTRTALQEDYRNAVYQGEAVQIDTFASPQYRIRLAENNDLCVGIDSTDTAEFVVIRACSESESQIWQLEIADDYYVYLKNRSSEDTPYLMPVIGFTEYCGAIETASSVTFLTEKWYGYAQHWALLQNDSDEIFLSNRQNSDYGLTVAGSTFTEGTPLVACPFSNARRQAFKLELID; via the coding sequence ATGGTAAGCTTGAAAGAAGTCGGCTGGCTCCTGTTCGCCGCAGTAATGTTGGTTTCCTGTGGTGGTGCGCCGGACAAGGTGGTAGAAGATATTCCCGAATTATCACTGGCATCTATAGAAATTAACGGCGAAGCCGTTGCCCTGGAAGAGGGAAAAACCGGCATTTATGAAATTTCCATGGAAAGTGATCAGCAAACCGCATCTATAAAGCCGGTGCTAAAAAATACCGACGCTGGAATTTATTATGTACTTAGTAATGCCGATGAAAGCGTTCAATCTGAAACCATTTATTCGGGAGATACCTTTAGCGTAGAGCTCGAACAGGGTGCTAATTTATTGCGGATCTATGTGATCGATAGCAAATCCAACACGACCCTCAGCTATGTATTTCAATTGTATCGGGCATCAATTACCGCAGGCTTATCGCAGCTCAATTATTATTACACCGAAGATGGCGATACCGAAGAAATCACGCTTAGTCCATCCTTTGAGACCGAGGTGTACGAATACACCGCAAATGTGGATTACGGTACCTGTTACTTTTACGGTGGATTTGCTCCAGCATTTGCCGATAACGTTGTTTCCATTGGCAACGAAATTGCTGCACCAGGAGAAATATTTTACGCAGGTTTGGAGCCGGGCGAGAATCGCATTAACACCTTCGTTGTAGCCGGAGATGGCCAGCGCGAAGTGCGTTACAGCGTTGCCATCAATCGGGCTCAGCCCACCGAAGCTCAACTAAACACAAATGCGTTGTTGGCGAGTCTCGCTGTGGATGGTTACGAATTGGATTTTCTCTGTCGACAAAATCTTTATGAATTAAATGTAAACAGTGACACTACTCACCTTCTAATAACCGCTATTCCCGAAGTGGATGGCGTAGCCATGGCGATTAACGATCGTGATCTCGTAAGTGGTGAGCCGATTTCTATTCCAATAGAGTCTGATGACGATGCGTTGGTTTTAACGGTAACATCTCTGAACGGAAATTATAGTGAGGTTTATACACTCTATCTTAATTATTTGACCACGAATCGCACCCGTGTAACAAATTCTGAGGAGTTGCAGTTTGCGCTGCAAAATGCCAACCCTAATGATGAGATTGTGGTGGCGCCGGGTTACTATTATGGTGTTGCCGGCTTATCTTCGAGTGGCAATGAGAACGCAGCTTTTTACAGTGCGCGTTCAGGAACGCCTCTGGCACGAATTTATTTATCAGCGGAAGATGCCGATGAAGATACCGTTTTGTTTGGTGATAACGATGAAGACAGTATTGCATTTTTACTCGAAGGAAATTATTGGCAGGTCTCGGGCATAGAGTTCAACGACTCCCAATCCGGAATTGTATTAAATGGCGCGGATTCAAATCGTTTTTTTAATATTGAAGTAAGCGATACTGAGCAAGCATTTTTAATAACAGGGGGAAGTTCATACAACGAAATTGTTGCCTCGCATTTTACAGCTGTTTCATCTCAGGAAAATACACGTCCTCTATTCGAGATGTTACAAGATAATGCGGCTGTGAGTCGGGGTAATGAATTACGTCGTAATTTGCTGACCAGCAATGGAGCGGCAACGGCAATTAAACTCCAGGCACAAAGTAAAAATACGCTGATCGAATCCAATCGCTTCGATACTTCCGCCGTGCAACAAGTCGCGCTTATTAACAGTAATGGGTCAGACACCGTTATTCGCTTTAACACCTTTTACGCGTCTAACAACACTAACGACACGCCGGTAATTAGTGTTGAACAACTCGATAGCGGCGGCGATATGTGGGGAGAAAATACCACAATTTATCAGAATTGGTTAATCGACGCACAGGAACAACGCCCTCTCGTACAATCGAATACCGCCATAAATTTACAGGCTAGCGAAAATATTGCAAAAACCCGCACCGCATTGCAAGAGGATTATCGCAATGCAGTCTATCAAGGTGAGGCCGTTCAAATCGATACCTTTGCGTCGCCGCAGTACCGCATTCGACTGGCGGAAAACAATGACTTGTGTGTTGGTATTGATAGCACAGATACTGCAGAGTTCGTGGTGATTCGCGCTTGTTCCGAAAGTGAATCGCAAATCTGGCAATTGGAAATTGCAGACGACTACTATGTTTATTTGAAAAATCGTTCGAGTGAGGATACCCCATATTTAATGCCGGTGATTGGCTTCACGGAATATTGTGGCGCGATAGAAACGGCATCCAGCGTTACCTTTCTCACCGAAAAATGGTATGGGTATGCGCAGCATTGGGCTTTGTTGCAAAACGATAGTGATGAAATTTTTCTTTCAAACCGGCAAAACAGCGATTATGGTCTCACGGTAGCAGGCTCGACTTTTACCGAGGGTACTCCGCTGGTGGCTTGCCCGTTTAGCAATGCGAGACGACAGGCCTTTAAACTGGAACTTATTGATTAA